From the genome of Nicotiana sylvestris chromosome 2, ASM39365v2, whole genome shotgun sequence, one region includes:
- the LOC104225458 gene encoding probable cinnamyl alcohol dehydrogenase 6 — translation MAKTTPNHTQVVSGWAALDSSGKITPYIFNRRENGVNDVTIKILYCGICHTDLHYAKNDWGITMYPVVPGHEITGIVVEVGSNVTNFKTGDKVGVGCMSASCLECEFCKNSEENYCDKVQFTYNGVFWDGSITYGGYSKMLVADYRFVVAVPDNLPMDRAAPLLCAGVTVFCPMKDNNLIDSPRKKIGVIGLGGLGHLAIKFAKAFGHHVTVISTSLSKENEAKSKLGADDFIASSNTHQMQSRQKTLDFILDTVSANHSLGPYLELLKVKGTFVIVGAPDKPLGLPSFPLIFGKRTVKGSMIGSIKETQEMIDICGKYNIMCDIEIVTPDRINEAYERIEKNDIKYRFVIDIAAQSSKL, via the exons ATGGCTAAAACAACCCCAAACCACACTCAAGTTGTTTCAGGATGGGCAGCTCTTGATTCTTCTGGCAAGATCACACCTTACATTTTCAATAGAAG AGAGAATGGTGTAAATGATGTGACCATCAAGATTTTATACTGCGGAATCTGCCATACTGACCTTCACTATGCCAAAAATGATTGGGGTATCACTATGTATCCTGTTGTTCCTGG GCATGAGATTACAGGGATTGTTGTGGAAGTTGGGAGCAATGTAACCAACTTCAAAACAGGGGATAAAGTAGGAGTTGGATGCATGTCAGCATCTTGCTTAGAATGTGAATTTTGTAAAAACTCAGAAGAGAATTATTGTGACAAAGTTCAATTCACATATAATGGTGTCTTTTGGGATGGTAGCATTACCTATGGAGGCTATTCCAAAATGCTAGTTGCTGATTATAG GTTTGTGGTTGCTGTACCAGACAACCTACCAATGGATAGAGCAGCACCATTGTTATGTGCAGGAGTTACTGTGTTTTGCCCAATGAAAGACAATAACTTGATTGACTCACCTAGGAAAAAAATAGGAGTTATTGGTTTAGGAGGTTTGGGACATTTGGCTATTAAATTTGCAAAAGCATTTGGGCATCATGTTACTGTCATAAGCACTTCTTtatccaaagaaaatgaggccaaATCCAAATTAGGGGCTGATGATTTCATTGCTAGCTCTAATACACATCAAATGCAG tCGAGGCAGAAGACATTGGACTTCATATTGGATACAGTGTCAGCAAATCACTCTCTTGGGCCATACTTAGAGCTGCTCAAAGTTAAAGGAACTTTTGTTATAGTGGGTGCACCAGACAAGCCTTTGGGCCTTCCATCATTTCCATTAATATTTG GTAAGAGAACTGTGAAAGGAAGCATGATTGGAAGCATAAAAGAAACACAAGAAATGATAGACATTTGTGGGAAGTATAATATAATGTGTGACATAGAGATAGTCACACCTGACAGGATTAATGAAGCTTATGAAAGGATTGAGAAAAACGATATTAAGTATCGGTTTGTGATTGATATTGCTGCTCAATCATCAAAACTTTAA